The Hemiscyllium ocellatum isolate sHemOce1 chromosome 28, sHemOce1.pat.X.cur, whole genome shotgun sequence genome includes the window CGGATATTTACTTACAAGGCTATGGCTTACCATCTTCACAAGCAACTCCAACTCCATGCcctgaacaaataaaacaaatcttCCTGCTGCATCTGATATATTTTATCACGGCATCTACCTTTGTGTCTTTAGCAAACTTGGCTGTAAACTCCCCTCCTTCATTCAAACCATTTATAGAACCACAAAAAGCTAATGCAGGTCCCTGGGAGACACCATCAAGCAGTCATCTCCTGATATACCACAGTACACTCAAATCATCCTGGCTCTGGCTCCTGCCCTTGTCCCCAGACTACAACTCATTATAAACTCCAGCACAACCTCCATTTCCTTCCAATCCTTCACTGTACCAGTTTGTAGCCGTGATGATAGCTATTTCAGCTGAAGTAGCCGAGACTCTGACTCTGATTTGGTCCAAGTGCAATAGTGAAACATTTTGGCCAATCTCGCCCTTTTTAGCAACTCCACATATCACCAGGCAGAGCTCCAGGTCATCACATTAACCACAACAGCCAGCTACAGCACCAAGTCTTAGCCATAGCACAGAAACTCACACAATCATATTCCATATCGATCAGATTTTAGACAGACTTAGACTCACCTAATAATCTCTGCATACTCTCGATCCTTTCCTTTACTGTCCCGCCACTTCCTGAACATCACTGAAGCATCCACATTAGCAGGAGAAAACGTGTTTGGTTCATTCAACAGTGAAATGACACTGAGGAGAATTGTCCTGTCGTGAATCAGGAAGAGAGAGTGTTAAGTACAGGCAAAAACCGGAGATTAGAGGTAAGACAGGGGAGGGGAGACACAGCACATTAAAGCAGCAACTCAAAACACAACTTATAGCAGACTCCTGTGAAAACAATTGCACTGATTTATGGAGCTTGTACCTGACATTTTGGGTGGGATTCCATCTCTCAGAGGGGAGCTCTCCACTCTGCGGGTCATCGACTGGTGGATGCAGAATTGAAATACACACGTCCCCATTctgcagggagagagaaagatttcCTCAGCACCCATTCCCACAGGACAATCTCAAAGCTCCTGACTCTGACCCACTGCCCCTCCCCACTTCTCCCACCCTGTGGAGGGTCCAAGCACTGCTCAGCCCCATGAACTTACTCTTCTGCaccccacacaaaaaaaaggcTCAGCTTACCTCATAGATATTGGGATGCCACATCTTAGTGAGGAAGCGGAATGTGGGTGGAGAGTATGGATAATCCATAGGAAATGTCAATTGCGCCTGGGAGAGGAAACAAATAGCAGCATTTAGGCAAGCAAGGGACACCAAATTCCAATATTGACCCCCCCTACCAAAAGGGCTGCTTTTCTGatgaaatattcaaagactcatCTGTCACTTCTGGCTGTAAACAATCCTATGTACATTTCTGCAAAACAAATAAGTTCTTCCTCGTGTCCTGGAACCAATATTCATTCTTAAACCAATTTAAAACAGAACACCACCCACATTAGCTTGCAAATTTCCTGAGAAAAACGTAGTTATCCGATAAGTGCCGACACTGACGAGTAAATTCGCGTGATTGTGGGCTTGACACTGGGAACCAAGCAAAGCAACTTGTATTCTTGTAACATCTTTAACATGTCCAGATTATGAAACAAAACTTGACATAAGCCATAATATTAAGGCAGGTGATCAGAAATTTAGTCAAACAGGAGGGTGCAGGAGAGATAAGGTCAGCTTTAAAAGGAGTCTTTCAAGGGGGACAAATGGGAACTCCAGAATTTCACCCTGAACAGTTGGTGATGGTAGAGATGGAAATCTGTAATGAACAGGACCAGAAGAAGCACAAACTATATATCAGGAGATTCTGAAGAAAGAGCTTTAagaaagagtcagttagactcgaaacgtcagctcttttctctccttacagatgctgccgacctgctgagattttccagcattttctctttttggtttcagattccagcatccgcagtaatttactTTTAACTAGTTAATAGGAACTGCAACCCAGAGcagattttatttcatttgcagAAGAGTTGTGTATCTGGAATTCAGTGCCTTAAAAGGGTGATAGCCAAGAattattacagcatttaagagtaGCTCAATAATCATTTGAGATGCCACAtcatacaaggctatggaccaagtgctggcaaatggattacagtagatagatgcttgatgactggaacagacacaatggactgaacGGCCTCTCCACGTTATAAAACTCCACCACAGTGTCTCACGAAGGAGATCTCAATCAGTCTATAGAAGAGGAGGACTCAGATCCCACCGATCCAGGGATCTCCAGGCCAATTGGCGGCTCACACTCGGAGCCCAGAGTTCCAAATGTCTGTACGAAATCAGCACCAAACCCAACCCCCACATCCTGCACCATCCGGGCTGGAGACAGAACAaatacacccacccccacccagcccaacaccagctaAATCTGGGGGAGAATTATCCCCTTCACCCCAGGGACCATTTCACCAACCACCCCCCTCCAAACTGTCACTGAACACACAGGCCCCTCCCAACAGCCCCCAAACATCCGTCAgcttcaccaccacctccccctcccggACCAGCCCAAGGCCTCAGCCTCAGCCTCGGCCTCACCTTGAAGTAGCCGCCCTCGTAGTGAGTGTTGGGCGGCCCGAAGATCGCCACTTCCCAGTTGTAGAGGTCGGACTCGTCGACCAGGGTGATGCGGAAACCCTCCACCGGCTCCTCCTGGAGGCTCTTCAGCTCCAACATCAGCGCCTTCTGGGAGCTGCTGCTCTGCTGGTGAGCCATGGCCGCCGGGGCCGGAGCCGGAGCCGGGCCCCCGGGCCGGGCTGCGACGAGACTGACTGTGGGTTCGGTCCGGAGTTGTCTCCGCTCTGGGTCTTGGGCCTGTCCTGGGGGGTATCCGCTCTAGGTCCGGGGCCTATCCGGGAAGGGTATCCGCTGTGAGGGTggggggctggggggtggggatctCCGCTGTGGctctgggtggggggtggggggtggcccGTGGCCGGAGACTCGGCTCCGAGTCACTGACCCCGCGCTCTGGATACAATCGCCCCCGTCACCGGCTCCGACCAATCGCAGCACCGCCACAAAGTAACAAATCACAATGTGTCCAATCAGGACCGGTACCGCTCTCAACCAATCAGCACACGGAACAACAAGCGCCACCAGTCAACGAGCAATGGTAGCAAGCTTGACCAATCGGAAGGCAGCCGGCCCTTCGGGCTGCCACGCAATTAAAGGAATCACGTGATAATGGAGCGCCGGGCATTGTGGGAGATGTAGTCTTCTGCCGCGGCCAGTGGACCATTCCCCCAACGGCGTTGGACTGAATGGCACCTAAATGGGAATACCCATGGACCTGACTTACTGGAACTTCCACAAGTTATTCGACAGTGGCTGTAATTAGAGGTTCTCCACTTTACACAAGCCTTGAATTTATCTCAGCAACAGAATAGAGGGATTAGTTACTAGGCAGGCACTGGAATTGGATGGATAAAACAAGTCTTGTTAAAAGACAAAGTTGGGTACACTCTGAAGGCACACAGCATTCACAACAAGGTAGGTGGTCTTAAGGCACAAATAGAGATAAGTAGGTACATGGTGACCAGGATTAGGAATTGAATATTCAAGAACATTTGATGTTTAACAAGCACAGATAAGGAGGAAAAGGCATTGGAGACACACTGAACAGAACAAGTGGGATCAGAAGGACAATGTATGGACTCTATTTTAGGGATGCTTATCTAGAGCAGCACATTGGGGGGAGCCAACTAGAGGACAAGCTATTTTATTCCTAACTTTATGTAgcaacagctgaaaaatgtgggaGAGAATGAGGAGTTGAAGGAAATTGGTATTACCAACAAGAATGGGGCTGACAGTTAATAAATCCTCAGGAACTGATGGCCTTCACCCCAGAGTATTAAGGAGGTGGTTAGAGAGCTGGCTAGCACATTGATTATTTTCAAAATTCTATACATTCTGGAATACTTTAATTCTTGtggattggaaagcagcaaacatTACCCCACGATTtaagaaggaacaaagaaaattagagcacagaaacaggaacaggcctttcggtccttcaagcctgccccgatccagatcctctatctaaacctgccgtctattttctaaggatctgtatccctttactccctgcccattcctgtatctgtctagatatatcttaaattatGCTACTatgccagcctctaccacctctgctggcaatgcgttccaggcacgcaccaccctctgcataaagaacttttcacacagatgtccctaaaacttttcccctctcactttaaactcgtaacccctagtaattgagtcccccactctgggaaaaagcttcttgctatccaccctgtctgtacctctcatgattttgtacacctcaatcaggtcccccctcaacctctgtctttctaatgaaaataatcataatctactcaacctctcttcatagctagtgccttccatatcaggcaacatcctcctgaactctcctgcactctctccaaagcatccatatccttttagTTATGTGacgaccaaaactgtatgcagtattccaaattgtggctgaaccaaagtcttacacagttgtaacatgacctgccaactcttgtactcaataccctgtccagtgaaggaaagcatgctgtatgccttcttgacaccttcagggaacaatggacctgaacactcaagatctttctctgcatcaattttctccaggacttttccatttactgtatagttcgctcttgaattggatcttcgcatttgcccagattgaactccatctgctatttctctgcccaactctccaatctatctatattctgctgtattctttgtaagtcccttcactatctgctactccatcaatcttattgtcatctgaaaattgctaatcagaccacctataccatcctccagatctttgatgtatatcacaaacagcagtggtcccaacacagatccctgtggaacaccactgctcacagctttccattttgagaaactcccttccaccagTACTCTCGCCTGTTGCCCAGCCCGTTCTCTATCCATCTCGCAaatacaccctggaccccatgcaacttcacattctccatcagcctaccatggggaacctcatcaaacaccttactgaagtccatgtgtatgacatcaacagcccttacCACAATCAACTTtaccacttcctcaaagaattttattaatttggtaagacatgaccttccctgcacaaaaccatgctgccaatcacagataagcccattttcttccaaatgtaaatagatcctatctctagtatcttctccagcatcttccctatcactgacatcaagctcatgtctataattacctgaattatccctgatacccttcttaaacaaggggacaacattagcaattctccagtcctctgggacctcacttgtgttgcaaagatatctgttaaggccctaactatttcctctctcgctttcctcagtaacctgggatagttcccatctggacctggggacttgtccaccttaatgccttttagattactgaacacttcctccctccttatgccaacttgacctagagaaatcaaacatctatctgtaacctcaacatccatcatgtccctctcctcagagaataccaatgcaaagtactcattaagaatctcacccatttagTTGGctccgtggctcagtggttagcactgctgcctcacagcgccagggacccagattcaatcccAGCTtgggtgtgactgtctgtgtggagtttgcacatcctccctgtgtctgcgtgggtttcctcccatagtccaaagatgtgcaggtcaggtgagctggctgtgctaaattgcccatagtgttcaggaatgtgtaggctaggtgcattagtcaggggaatgtacagtgatagggtaggggaatgggtctgggtgggatactcttaggagggttggtgtggacttgttgggccaaatggcctgtttgcccagtgtagggattctataaaagaagcaagagagaaaacagggaattacagacccaACAACTTTACATTAAGGAGTAGTACTAGAACTTATTATAAAGGATGGGATAAAGAGATACCTGGTTAATAATTGGACAGTCCGCATGGATTTgcgaatgggaaatcatgtttgacaaacttgttgGAGTCTTTTTTTAAGATGTTACACACAAAAACTGACAGAAAGTCAATGGACATTGTATGCTTAAGATTATTAAATGTCTTTTGATAAAATCCTCAACAGAATGCTGGTTACAAAACTTCGAATTGGCATAGGAGGTAATGTACTGTCACGGGTTAATTAATGGCCAAAAACCAGAAACCAAAGTAGGAATAAGTAGGTCATTCTCATGTTTGTAGACTGTGACTCATGAGTTActacaaggatcagtacttgggtcttagctgttcacaatatataccACTGAGTTGGACATGGGGATTAAAACAATATTTACAAATTTGCGAATGATACAGAGCTAAGTGTGAATATGTATGTTGTGAGGAAGACGTAAAGCAGCTTCAgaagcttcctgaagaagggctcatgcccgaaacgtcgactctcctgttccttggatgctgcctgacctgctgcgcttttccagtaacacattttcagctctgatctccagcatctgcagacctcactttctctcagaagAGTTTAGAGAGGATTAGTCAGTGGGCCACAAGATTGCAAATCAAATatactgtgggaaaatgtgaggttatccacttggtAGAAAAAACAAATGGTAAGAGATTGGAAAGCGTAGATGTACAAAGATGACCTTGTGAATAAGTCAGTGAAGGCGAGCATGCAAATGCAGCGAGCAATTAGAAAGCTAATGGAGTGTTAACCTATagtgcaagaggatttgagtacaagagtgGTGAGGTCTTTTATGAAAGCTTGGTTAGACCACGGTTAGATCGGGAAAACTGAATGCAGATTTAGTCTCCTTATTTCAGGAAACATAatattgccatagagggagtgcagagatGGACTTCACTGTGGTGAAAGATGCCTGATATGTGTATGTATTAATATCATTTTGAGTTTGAGATttagaagtgggcggcacggtggttagcactgctgcctcacagcgcctgtagacccgggttcaattcccgactcaggtgactgactgtgtggagtttgcacgttctccctgtgtctgcgtgggtttcctccgggtgctccggtttcctcccacagtcacaaagatgtgcgggtcaggtgaattggccaagctaaattgcccatagtgttaggtaaggggtaaatgtaggggtatgggtgggttgcgcttcggcgggtcggtgtggacttgttgggccgaagggcctgtttccacactgtaagtctaatctaatctaatattggcATTTTAATGAAATACATTTGTAAAGAGTGACTAGTTCAGACAGTCTTTCCAGACCACTCACCTAACTCCATAAGTGTCAGAGCGTAGGCAACCATTGGAAGATTGTTTATACTGTGTtggttatgatgtggaggtgtctgtgttggacaaagtcagaggtctcatgacaccaggttattgtccaataggtttatttgaaatcacaagctttcagagcactgccccttcatcagatgaagtgagagacacagaatttataggcagagagatcaaaagaaaTGGCTTGAGTGGAGTTTCGAATAATAAGTctacaggtgatcaaaagtgtcagacagtgtgagtaaagtgtcaacagctgaaagAATGACCTATAATCCGATTAAATAAGGCAAAGAGATGATtacaaaaatttaaaaataaatttagtgctggagacaaaccaaacgATCAAAATAACATGATAGTTATAAGAGTCACTTGCTGAGGATCTAACTAAAGTagtaagtaatccaaaactgtacaaacaaatgaatgtagagagatcataacacgTTATCAAGACgatgtcaaaacaggacagcaaGGGAGATTTTTCAGATACAGAAGTGTGGAGGGGTCACCATTGTCAACTTGTCTAACCGCACCCTTCACCCAGGGTTCTCAGCCAAGGGCTCAGTTTCTGCCCTACTACCAAAATGGAACCCATTGTGTCTACTGCAAGACCAGAGGAATTCTTCAGGCAAATAAGACTCTGGGAATCCTTCCATGAACCCCAAAATCTCGGCAGTGAGCCCAATGAGACAACCGGAACAGTTGACAGAGAGATCCTTGGTGCAACGACTAAAGAGTCATATTAGACGCCTCTGGAAGATGCTGTCCTAGGCTCAACATGTATGCTGGAGCCATCAAGAGATGCATTAACATCCAAACCATCAGCTGCACGCACAAGGCTGTGCAGAACGTCACCCAAGCACAACGCAACGCCATCCATGCTCAAGACCAAttgcaacattgtcatcaaaccagcaaagCAGAAGCCACTGTCATACAGAATAGAACAGACTATTGCAAAGATGCATTCCAACAACTGAAAAACCAGAAACACTACAGACAACAACCTGCCAATCTGACCAAAGAACACAGGCGTCAACTCAACAAGTCCTTTGATCCAGACTTTCAGAGTATCCTACGTACTCtcatcccatgtacttctcaCATAGGAGAATTCTACTGCAttctgaagatacacaaagccaacacacctggATGTTCCCTCGTATTTGGCAatggaccctgtgtgagaacctctctggctatgtcgagggcatcttgaaacccattgtacaaggAACCCCCAGCTTCTCttgcgacactacagatttcttaagAAACTCAGCATCAAGGACCAGTCAACCAGGAACATTCtttgtcacaatggacgtttcggCACTCTACACTAGCACCCCACACGATGATGGAATCACTGCAACAGCCTCGGTAGTCAATACCAACAAGTGCCAATCTCCaggcaccatcctacaactcatccacttcattCTCGatcacaacattttcaccttcaACAACTACAAATGGAACAGCCACAGGGACCAACATTTTGTGCACAAGTTTGCGCAAGACCTCTTTACTGCACAGGACCTCCGACCAATGCTATACACCAGATATACTAACAACATTATCTTCCTCTGGACTCATGGCAGGGAATCACTGAAATGACTACATAGCAATATCAACAAGTTGCATCctaccatcagacttaccatgaaCTACTCTTtagaatcagtctcattcttggacgGACACACttatctccatcaaggacggtcacctcagtacctcactctaccacaagGCCACGGACAACCTCATATcatgcacttctctagcttccaccctaaacatattaaagaAGCACTCCCTATAGACAGACCCTGTGTGTACTCAGGATCTGCTCAGGTGAGGGGCAATGGGACGGACACCTAAAGATTTCAAAGGACACCCTCATAAGAACGGGATGCAGCGCTCAACTCATTGATTGAGAGTtgcgatgtgccacagcaagaaactgcAACAACCTCCTCAGACGACAAGAGAAAGGATACAACCAATAGAGTACCCTTTGTCATCCACCACATCCCTGGAGCGGAGGGACAATGCCATTTTCTTTGTAGCCTTCAACATGTTGATGATGATGAACATCTCACCAAGATcatccctacacctccacttctcaccatCAAACAACCGCCAAACAGACCATCATTCGCAGCAAATTCCCCACCCTTCAGGACAGCATCAACCACACCATACAACCCCTGCCTCAGCAActtctgcaagacatgtcagatcatcgACACAGACACTACCATCACACATGGGAGCACCAACCACTGCGTTCATGGTACATACTCATGAGACTCAGCCAATATTGTCtacctcatatgctgcaggcaagaatgccctgaAGCATGGAATACTGGCGAGACCATGCAGATGCTAATGATAACAGATGAAAGCACAATcgccagacaggagtgttccctcctagTCAGGCAACACTTCAGCGGttaaggacattcagcctccgatCTTTGGGTGAGCAACCTCCCAAGCGGCCTTCAAGATACTCAACAATGCAGTATTGCCTAGCAGAAACGAATAGtcaagttccatacccatgaagACGGCCTTCATCATGACCTTGGGTAcatgtggggcggcacggtggctttgtggtttcgcactgctgcctcacagcgccagggatccaggttcaattccagcttaggctgactgtctgtgtggagtttgcacattctccctgcatttgcatgagtttcttcccatagtccaaagaggtgcaggttagggtgaattggctatgctaaattacctgtagtgttaggtgcatcattcagagtgaaatgggtctgggtgggttactcttctgagggtcggtgtagacttgttgggccaaagggcctgtttccacactgtagggaatctaatcaaacatgTTCCCCTACCACACTGTTCTGTCCttgctgtcctgttttgacacaaTCATCTTGATAACTTGTTTATGATCTCCCTACCATATTAGTTTGTACAGCTTTGGAATAATTACTAATTTGGTTAGACTCTCAGCAAGTGACTCTTAtaactatcatgttattccagtcatttggtttgtctccagcaccaccatctctctgcctcatttaaacAGTTTATAAACAGTttgcttgttattcagctgttgacactttactcacaccatctgacactttagattacctgcagagacttattattcgacACCCcattcacaccatttgtatgatcttttgatctctctcccCATACATTGTGTGTgcgcttctctctcacttcacctgatgaagggacaacactctgaaagcttgtgatttcaaataaacctgttcgactataacctggtgtcaagtGATGTCTGACTGTGTTGGTTATGAGTGAGTCTAAACATTGAGGGTGATGAGTTCATTTTTGATTCAGAATAATCCCAGGGTTGAGTTTATCTTTAAAAAGCAGTTAAGGCAAATGGATGTTTGGCCTTTATTGCTGGGGATTAGACTTTCGGGAAGgcttgttacagctgtacaaggtgctggtgaggctgtATCTGGAACACAGTGTACAGACTTGATCCTTACGATGAAGGAGTTGCCTTAGCAAGAACAACTAAAAAGGTGAAGCcattattcattggagtttagaagaatgagggtgatcttattgaaacataaggtTTTGAGGAGGCCTGATAGGGTAGGTGTTGAGAAGAGATTCCGACTAGTGAAGGAATCTCAAACCAAAGGACATAGTTCCAAAATAAGGGGACActtatttaaaattgagataCAAAGGAATCAATTTGCCTGGATGTAGTGGATGTACCACAGAGTAGTGGAGGCAAAATCACTGAGGTTTAAGGTGGTGGTAGATTTTTGAAACAGGATTTGAAGGCTATGAGGAACTGacatgaaagaggagttgaggcctaGAGCAGATCAGAGATGACGCTATAGAattgcctactcctactcctgtcTTATGTTAACCAAGAGATTAAAAGATTTTGGCAATTTGGAGGAATACTGATGGGGTCACTTTTAAAGAAAAGTGTAAAACCGTTCAGAAAGTAGTAAAATCAATCAGAAAATTTAATTTCCAGACCAGGAGTGTTTGGCTAAAAATCTGTAAGCTATTTAAAAGTTGAAAAAGTCTAACATATAAGTTTTATGAGTATTAATGTTtaaagaaatgcagaaactaagaacaggagtaggctattcagctctCCGAGCCCGCCAATCATCTACCttagtcccctgttcccacttgcTCCCacatccttgatccctttagtccttaGAACTAAACATATCTCCTTCTTAAAAAAAATAGTATTTGGTCCCAATGACTAAATATGGttgagaatttcacaggttcataattcttcaggtgaagaaatttctcctcacctcagtttgaACTGGCCTGCCCTGTATCATTAGATcatgactcctggttctggactgccCCGTATTGGGAACATATTTCCTGTGTTCACCCTGTCTCGTCCTGTTAGATTTTAtagatttcaatgagatccccctcactctcctaaACTCCACTGAATCTAACCCAAACTGATCC containing:
- the LOC132828913 gene encoding ubiquitin-conjugating enzyme E2 R2-like — its product is MAHQQSSSSQKALMLELKSLQEEPVEGFRITLVDESDLYNWEVAIFGPPNTHYEGGYFKAQLTFPMDYPYSPPTFRFLTKMWHPNIYENGDVCISILHPPVDDPQSGELPSERWNPTQNVRTILLSVISLLNEPNTFSPANVDASVMFRKWRDSKGKDREYAEIIRKQVLATKAEADKDGVKVPTTLAEYCVKTKAPPHDNSSDLLYDDLYDDDMDDEEDGDADYYDDDDDSGNEES